Below is a genomic region from Spartinivicinus marinus.
TTTTTTTGCATATGGGAATTGGAAGTCAGACATGGTGCAATACCAGTGGGGAAGATCAATAGGCTGGTGACTGTCGTATCTACTTTGATATTTAGGGTGGTTAATCGGCAAGTCAATGTATTTTAAGTAGCCACTTTCATCTACTTTATCTTGTGGCAGCTTGTAACCACTCCAACTTTCGTCAGGTAAATAATGACTATAGCTTTCAGTTAAGGTAGTTAAATATTTTTTATCAAAAATATCAGCGTTTTGAGGAATACCTTTAGCGCCAGCTTTGCGATACTCCCGTATCATGCCATTGTCTTGAACACGCCATAGGCCGTGTTTACCTTCTCCGATCATGGTAAATACCTGCTCGACAATATTCACAAAACGGTAGGTATTATTAGTGCTCATATAGCCAAAATAAACCGGTAGGTGGGGTATTTTAGAGTGAGTAGTAGAAGGTCTTGGGGTTTGGTTGCTGGTATAGTAAAAAGGATCACCGCCTGTTAAATCTGTAAGGTCAACAGGGGGAGTGGTTGCTAGTATCCTGTTGGGAGCACTGCATTTGCCAATTTTGCTAAGAAAGTCGGCTGATAATTGAGAGTTAGCATAGCTGACTTGAGATAAAGCAGCCAAAATAATCTGAAAACCTGTTAGCCAGGTAAGAATTGTCTTCATCATCATTATGTAGTTAAGTGACTGAATGGTAAATATAAAGCAGATAAACTACTCATGTTGTCTTTTTTTTGGTGAATAATGTTTGGATCTAGTAGTGATAGTCAAGTACTAGCAGATGATTTGTCGTGAATAGACAAGCGCCGTATATTTTGTAGGGTAACTTTTAACTCAGCTGACAGTATGAAAGCGTTGGGAGTGCCCTTTATTACAAATTGTTTCCATTAGTTACAAAGGTTATATAGAACTAACAGTAAGCTTTTGCCAACATTAGGGGGCGGGCATCTGCAACAGGTGCAAGTGAGGTTGTAGTTAGAACATACGTGTTCTATTAAGTTAAGTTATTTTATCTCCTAGATAGAGTGTAAGGCCTGCTAATTTTTAGCAGGCTTTTTTTTGTGTCCTTTGCTACGTTCATCACCTGCTGTGGCTCCCAGCTATAGAACAGGGGCTTCTTTAACTTGCAAGTGTATCAGCGTTTTTAATTCCCGATAGTGCTTCAAACGATACATCTTTTGCAGTTAATAAAAAGTCTTTCATAAAGGGGGTATTTAGCTGATCATCTCGAACCGCTGCATATAACGTGGCCCAAACGCCTTCAGCACTAAGAGGTTTTGCTTGCACATAGCCTTTTTCCAGATATTCGGTTAACGCCCAATTGGGCAGGTTGCATACGCCTCTGCCACTGGCAACCAGTTGAATCATCATTAAGGTGAGTTCTGCCGTTCGAATATGCGCCGGCTCAATATCAGCAGGGTCTAAAAATTGTTTAAAAATATCCAACCGATCATGTTCAACGGGGTAAATAATCAGGGTTTCCTGAATGAGGTCTGTTGGTTCAATAAATGGTTTGTTGGCTAAGGGGTGTTGATTGGCTATTGCTAATAAGCTCTCATATTTAAACAACGGAATATAACTAATGCCGGTAATTTCTTGCGGATCGGCAGTGACGACAAGATCTAAATCCCCCCGAGCCAGGGCGGGTAATGGGGCAAAATTAAAGCCACTGGCCAAGTCCATTTCTACCTCTGGCCAGTTGTTTCTAAATTGATCAATAGTCGGCATTAACCATTGGTAGCAGCTGTGGCACTCAATGGCCATATGCAGCCTACCCGCTTCTCCACCTGCCAAACGGCTTAAGTCTCGTTCAGCAGAACGAACCAATGGCAGCACATCCTGCGCTAAATTGAGTAGTCTTTTTCCAGCGGTTGTAAAACGCAGGGGCTTGGTTTTTCGAATAAATAACTGGCAGCCAATTCTTTCCTCCAGGTCTTTTATCTGATGAGACAGAGCGGACTGAGTTAAATGTAGCCGTTCAGCAGTTTCTACCAAGCTGCCAGACTCTTTTAAGGTGGCTAGCGTTTTCAGGTGG
It encodes:
- a CDS encoding LysR family transcriptional regulator — encoded protein: MLELRHLKTLATLKESGSLVETAERLHLTQSALSHQIKDLEERIGCQLFIRKTKPLRFTTAGKRLLNLAQDVLPLVRSAERDLSRLAGGEAGRLHMAIECHSCYQWLMPTIDQFRNNWPEVEMDLASGFNFAPLPALARGDLDLVVTADPQEITGISYIPLFKYESLLAIANQHPLANKPFIEPTDLIQETLIIYPVEHDRLDIFKQFLDPADIEPAHIRTAELTLMMIQLVASGRGVCNLPNWALTEYLEKGYVQAKPLSAEGVWATLYAAVRDDQLNTPFMKDFLLTAKDVSFEALSGIKNADTLAS